One Dromiciops gliroides isolate mDroGli1 chromosome 3, mDroGli1.pri, whole genome shotgun sequence DNA segment encodes these proteins:
- the ATP13A4 gene encoding probable cation-transporting ATPase 13A4 isoform X5 — translation MGEKYGEDHRAVLNKGEENEMEIFGYQTTGCRRTLCIAGYVFSCGILPLVFYWRPAWSVWASCVPCTLREADVVLLRTTDEFQIYSRKKVTWIYLSSLHSSLSLTPDHPLIADEDYVINRAIIRPDLKVRCIRVQKIRYVWNNSEEQFQKVGCLEDWFPASKIHLKFGSGLSREEQEIRRLICGPNAIDVEITPIWKLLIKEVLNPFYMFQLFSVCLWFSEDYKEYAVAIILMSIISITLTVYDLREQSIKLHRLVESHNSILVTVCRRKAGIQELESRHLVPGDLLSLSGNKMLLPCDAILIDGGCVVNESMLTGESIPVIKTALPKVGDPAPWKLHSQEDYKRHVLFCGTEVIQTKPAGSGAVRAVVLHTGFNTAKGDLVRSILYPKPMNFQLYRDAVRFLLCLIGTATIGMVYTICVYVLSGEPAEDVVKKALDVITIAVPPALPAALTTGIIYAQRRLKKKGIFCISPQRINICGQLNLVCFDKTGTLTKDGLDLWGVVPSDRNSFQEVHSFMSGSALPWGPLCGAMASCHSLIVLDGTIQGDPLDVKMFEATNWEIENSGKDFHIRGVPTQAMIVKPSRATCQIPVGGIAILQQFPFSSALQRMSVVVQEMEGDRMTFMKGAPERVVGFCQPDTVPSNFASELQNYTMQGFRVIGLAYKRLEVDHHITAWTREEVESDLTFLGLLILENRLKEETKPVLEELSSAHIRTVMVTGDNLQTAVTVARKSGMIADNLRVILLEANEADGSSPASVTWKLLEDRKHTGYRDQDSYINIGEDASRPRNEEGNYHFAMTGKSYQVISQHFSSLLPKILMNATVFARMSPGQKSSLVEEFQKLDYFVGMCGDGANDCGALKMAHAGISLSEQEASVASPFTSKAPNIECVPHLIKEGRAALVTSFCMFKYMALYSMIQYVGVLLLYWKTNSLSNYQFLFQDLAITTLIGITMSLNGAYPKLVPYRPPGRLVSPPLLLSVLLNVLFSLVMHILGFTLVRKQPWYSATDVFSACSLPKGNISRTATSPMISGKTDPDSFMSYENTTIWFLGTINCIIVALVFSKGKPFRQPIYTNSCLHTHPLEGLPGHHACRQSDSVPDCGGGHH, via the exons GATGAATTTCAAATATATTCTCGAAAAAAGGTCACGTGGATCTACCTGTCCTCCCTGCACAGTTCCCTCAGCCTCACCCCGGATCACCCCCTTATCGCAGACGAGGATTACGTCATCAACCGAGCCATCATCAGGCCCGATTTAAAG GTGAGGTGTATTCGGGTGCAGAAGATCAGGTATGTCTGGAACAACTCAGAAGAGCAGTTCCAGAAGGTCGG GTGCCTGGAGGACTGGTTCCCTGCTTCCAAGATCCATCTGAAGTTTGGATCCGGCCTGAGCAGGGAAGAGCAGGAGATTCG GAGGCTGATATGTGGGCCTAATGCCATTGATGTGGAGATCACACCCATTTGGAAACTTCTCATCAAGGAG GTTCTCAATCCATTCTACATGTTCCAGCTCTTCAGTGTCTGCCTGTGGTTCAGTGAGGACTATAAGGAGTATGCTGTTGCCATCATCCTGATGTCCATCATCTCCATCACTTTAACAGTTTACGACCTCCGTGAG CAATCCATAAAGCTCCACCGCTTAGTTGAGTCTCATAATAGCATCCTGGTCACTGTGTGCAGAAGAAAAG CAGGTATCCAAGAGTTAGAGTCCCGCCACCTGGTCCCTGGAGATTTATTGTCATTGAGTGGGAACAAAATGCTGTTGCCATGTGATGCCATTCTCATTGATGGAGGATGCGTGGTGAATGAAAGCATGCTAACAG GGGAGAGTATACCTGTCATCAAGACGGCCCTGCCCAAGGTGGGGGACCCTGCCCCCTGGAAGCTGCACAGCCAAGAGGACTACAAGAGGCATGTTCTCTTCTGCGGCACCGAGGTCATCCAGACCAAACCAGCTGGCTCAGGAGCAGTGAGGGCTGTTGTCCTCCACACTG GTTTCAACACTGCAAAGGGGGACCTAGTGAGGTCTATCCTCTACCCGAAGCCAATGAATTTCCAGCTCTACAGAGACGCTGTCAGGTTCCTCCTGTGCCTCATCGGGACGGCCACCATTGGGATGGTGTATACCATATGTGTTTACGTGCTCAGTGGC GAGCCAGCGGAGGATGTAGTGAAGAAGGCTTTAGATGTGATTACCATTGCGGTGCCCCCTGCACTGCCTGCTGCTTTGACAACAGGGATCATCTATGCCCAGcggagactgaaaaaaaaaggcatcttcTGCATTAGTCCTCAGAGGATCAACATCTGTGGCCAACTCAACCTTGTGTGCTTTGACAAG acTGGCACCTTAACAAAGGATGGCTTGGATCTCTGGGGCGTCGTCCCTTCGGATAGAAACAG TTTCCAGGAGGTCCACAGCTTCATGTCGGGCAGCGCTCTGCCCTGGGGCCCCCTCTGTGGAGCCATGGCCAGCTGCCACTCCCTCATAGTTCTGGATGGGACCATCCAAGGAGACCCCCTGGACGTCAAGATGTTTGAAGCCACCAACTGG GAAATAGAGAACTCTGGGAAGGATTTCCACATCAGAGGAGTTCCAACACAAGCTATGATTGTGAAGCCAAGCCGAGCAACCTGCCAA ATCCCAGTGGGAGGGATCGCTATCTTGCAGCAGTTCCCGTTCTCGTCGGCCCTGCAGAGGATGTCTGTTGTTGTGCAGGAGATGGAAGGAGACCGGATGACCTTCATGAAGGGGGCACCAGAAAGGGTGGTTGGCTTTTGCCAGCCCGACACTG tCCCAAGCAATTTTGCCAGTGAACTCCAGAATTACACCATGCAGGGCTTTCGGGTTATTGGGCTGGCTTACAAAAGGCTGGAGGTGGATCACCACATCACTGCCTGGACAAG GGAGGAGGTAGAATCAGACCTGACGTTCCTCGGTCTCCTGATCTTGGAGAATCGTCTGAAGGAAGAGACCAAGCCAGTCTTGGAGGAGCTCAGCTCTGCCCACATCCGGACGGTTATGGTCACAG GTGACAACCTGCAGACTGCAGTCACTGTGGCCAGGAAATCAGGGATGATTGCTGACAACCTGAGAGTCATTCTCCTGGAGGCCAATGAGGCTGATGGATCCTCACCAGCTTCAGTCACTTGGAAACTGCTAGAAGACAGGAAACACACTGGCTACAGAGACCAG GACAGTTATATTAACATCGGGGAAGATGCCAGCAGACCCAGAAATGAAGAAGGGAATTATCACTTTGCCATGACTGGGAAATCCTATCAGGTGATCAGCCAACATTTCAGCAGCCTGCTGCCCAAA ATCCTAATGAATGCGACGGTCTTTGCCAGAATGTCTCCTGGGCAGAAATCCAGTCTGGTTGAAGAGTTTCAGAAGCTGGA TTATTTTGTAGGTATGTGTGGCGATGGAGCCAATGACTGTGGG GCTTTGAAAATGGCTCACGCAGGCATATCCCTGTCTGAACAAGAGGCCTCCGTGGCTTCCCCATTCACCTCCAAAGCCCCTAACATAGAGTGTGTGCCCCACCTCATTAA gGAAGGACGTGCGGCGCTGGTCACCTCATTCTGTATGTTCAAATACATGGCTCTGTATAGCATGATTCAGTATGTCGGCGTGCTCCTGCTTTACTGG aaaaccaacagcCTTTCAAATTACCAGTTCTTGTTCCAGGATCTGGCCATCACTACCCTCATTGGGATAACAA TGAGTTTGAATGGTGCCTACCCCAAGCTGGTTCCTTACAGACCCCCAGGCAGGCTGGTCTCCCCTCCTCTGCTCTTGTCTGTGCTCCTCAATGTGCTTTTCAGCCTGGTCATGCACATATTGGGTTTCACTCTTGTTCGGAAGCAGCCCTGGTACTCTGCCACTGATGTCTTCAG TGCCTGTTCCCTACCAAAGGGAAACATCTCCAGGACAGCCACTTCACCCATGATATCAGGGAAGACTGACCCTGACAGCTTCATGAGTTATGAGAACACCACAATCTGGTTCTTGGGGACCATCAACTGCATCATTGTCGCACTGGTGTTTTCCAAAGGAAAGCCATTCAGACAGCCCATTTATACCAACT
- the ATP13A4 gene encoding probable cation-transporting ATPase 13A4 isoform X7: protein MGEKYGEDHRAVLNKGEENEMEIFGYQTTGCRRTLCIAGYVFSCGILPLVFYWRPAWSVWASCVPCTLREADVVLLRTTDEFQIYSRKKVTWIYLSSLHSSLSLTPDHPLIADEDYVINRAIIRPDLKVRCIRVQKIRYVWNNSEEQFQKVGCLEDWFPASKIHLKFGSGLSREEQEIRRLICGPNAIDVEITPIWKLLIKEVLNPFYMFQLFSVCLWFSEDYKEYAVAIILMSIISITLTVYDLREQSIKLHRLVESHNSILVTVCRRKAGIQELESRHLVPGDLLSLSGNKMLLPCDAILIDGGCVVNESMLTGESIPVIKTALPKVGDPAPWKLHSQEDYKRHVLFCGTEVIQTKPAGSGAVRAVVLHTGFNTAKGDLVRSILYPKPMNFQLYRDAVRFLLCLIGTATIGMVYTICVYVLSGEPAEDVVKKALDVITIAVPPALPAALTTGIIYAQRRLKKKGIFCISPQRINICGQLNLVCFDKTGTLTKDGLDLWGVVPSDRNSFQEVHSFMSGSALPWGPLCGAMASCHSLIVLDGTIQGDPLDVKMFEATNWEIENSGKDFHIRGVPTQAMIVKPSRATCQIPVGGIAILQQFPFSSALQRMSVVVQEMEGDRMTFMKGAPERVVGFCQPDTVPSNFASELQNYTMQGFRVIGLAYKRLEVDHHITAWTREEVESDLTFLGLLILENRLKEETKPVLEELSSAHIRTVMVTGDNLQTAVTVARKSGMIADNLRVILLEANEADGSSPASVTWKLLEDRKHTGYRDQDSYINIGEDASRPRNEEGNYHFAMTGKSYQVISQHFSSLLPKILMNATVFARMSPGQKSSLVEEFQKLDYFVGMCGDGANDCGALKMAHAGISLSEQEASVASPFTSKAPNIECVPHLIKEGRAALVTSFCMFKYMALYSMIQYVGVLLLYWKTNSLSNYQFLFQDLAITTLIGITMSLNGAYPKLVPYRPPGRLVSPPLLLSVLLNVLFSLVMHILGFTLVRKQPWYSATDVFSLSAHPPSGGSPWSSCLPSI from the exons GATGAATTTCAAATATATTCTCGAAAAAAGGTCACGTGGATCTACCTGTCCTCCCTGCACAGTTCCCTCAGCCTCACCCCGGATCACCCCCTTATCGCAGACGAGGATTACGTCATCAACCGAGCCATCATCAGGCCCGATTTAAAG GTGAGGTGTATTCGGGTGCAGAAGATCAGGTATGTCTGGAACAACTCAGAAGAGCAGTTCCAGAAGGTCGG GTGCCTGGAGGACTGGTTCCCTGCTTCCAAGATCCATCTGAAGTTTGGATCCGGCCTGAGCAGGGAAGAGCAGGAGATTCG GAGGCTGATATGTGGGCCTAATGCCATTGATGTGGAGATCACACCCATTTGGAAACTTCTCATCAAGGAG GTTCTCAATCCATTCTACATGTTCCAGCTCTTCAGTGTCTGCCTGTGGTTCAGTGAGGACTATAAGGAGTATGCTGTTGCCATCATCCTGATGTCCATCATCTCCATCACTTTAACAGTTTACGACCTCCGTGAG CAATCCATAAAGCTCCACCGCTTAGTTGAGTCTCATAATAGCATCCTGGTCACTGTGTGCAGAAGAAAAG CAGGTATCCAAGAGTTAGAGTCCCGCCACCTGGTCCCTGGAGATTTATTGTCATTGAGTGGGAACAAAATGCTGTTGCCATGTGATGCCATTCTCATTGATGGAGGATGCGTGGTGAATGAAAGCATGCTAACAG GGGAGAGTATACCTGTCATCAAGACGGCCCTGCCCAAGGTGGGGGACCCTGCCCCCTGGAAGCTGCACAGCCAAGAGGACTACAAGAGGCATGTTCTCTTCTGCGGCACCGAGGTCATCCAGACCAAACCAGCTGGCTCAGGAGCAGTGAGGGCTGTTGTCCTCCACACTG GTTTCAACACTGCAAAGGGGGACCTAGTGAGGTCTATCCTCTACCCGAAGCCAATGAATTTCCAGCTCTACAGAGACGCTGTCAGGTTCCTCCTGTGCCTCATCGGGACGGCCACCATTGGGATGGTGTATACCATATGTGTTTACGTGCTCAGTGGC GAGCCAGCGGAGGATGTAGTGAAGAAGGCTTTAGATGTGATTACCATTGCGGTGCCCCCTGCACTGCCTGCTGCTTTGACAACAGGGATCATCTATGCCCAGcggagactgaaaaaaaaaggcatcttcTGCATTAGTCCTCAGAGGATCAACATCTGTGGCCAACTCAACCTTGTGTGCTTTGACAAG acTGGCACCTTAACAAAGGATGGCTTGGATCTCTGGGGCGTCGTCCCTTCGGATAGAAACAG TTTCCAGGAGGTCCACAGCTTCATGTCGGGCAGCGCTCTGCCCTGGGGCCCCCTCTGTGGAGCCATGGCCAGCTGCCACTCCCTCATAGTTCTGGATGGGACCATCCAAGGAGACCCCCTGGACGTCAAGATGTTTGAAGCCACCAACTGG GAAATAGAGAACTCTGGGAAGGATTTCCACATCAGAGGAGTTCCAACACAAGCTATGATTGTGAAGCCAAGCCGAGCAACCTGCCAA ATCCCAGTGGGAGGGATCGCTATCTTGCAGCAGTTCCCGTTCTCGTCGGCCCTGCAGAGGATGTCTGTTGTTGTGCAGGAGATGGAAGGAGACCGGATGACCTTCATGAAGGGGGCACCAGAAAGGGTGGTTGGCTTTTGCCAGCCCGACACTG tCCCAAGCAATTTTGCCAGTGAACTCCAGAATTACACCATGCAGGGCTTTCGGGTTATTGGGCTGGCTTACAAAAGGCTGGAGGTGGATCACCACATCACTGCCTGGACAAG GGAGGAGGTAGAATCAGACCTGACGTTCCTCGGTCTCCTGATCTTGGAGAATCGTCTGAAGGAAGAGACCAAGCCAGTCTTGGAGGAGCTCAGCTCTGCCCACATCCGGACGGTTATGGTCACAG GTGACAACCTGCAGACTGCAGTCACTGTGGCCAGGAAATCAGGGATGATTGCTGACAACCTGAGAGTCATTCTCCTGGAGGCCAATGAGGCTGATGGATCCTCACCAGCTTCAGTCACTTGGAAACTGCTAGAAGACAGGAAACACACTGGCTACAGAGACCAG GACAGTTATATTAACATCGGGGAAGATGCCAGCAGACCCAGAAATGAAGAAGGGAATTATCACTTTGCCATGACTGGGAAATCCTATCAGGTGATCAGCCAACATTTCAGCAGCCTGCTGCCCAAA ATCCTAATGAATGCGACGGTCTTTGCCAGAATGTCTCCTGGGCAGAAATCCAGTCTGGTTGAAGAGTTTCAGAAGCTGGA TTATTTTGTAGGTATGTGTGGCGATGGAGCCAATGACTGTGGG GCTTTGAAAATGGCTCACGCAGGCATATCCCTGTCTGAACAAGAGGCCTCCGTGGCTTCCCCATTCACCTCCAAAGCCCCTAACATAGAGTGTGTGCCCCACCTCATTAA gGAAGGACGTGCGGCGCTGGTCACCTCATTCTGTATGTTCAAATACATGGCTCTGTATAGCATGATTCAGTATGTCGGCGTGCTCCTGCTTTACTGG aaaaccaacagcCTTTCAAATTACCAGTTCTTGTTCCAGGATCTGGCCATCACTACCCTCATTGGGATAACAA TGAGTTTGAATGGTGCCTACCCCAAGCTGGTTCCTTACAGACCCCCAGGCAGGCTGGTCTCCCCTCCTCTGCTCTTGTCTGTGCTCCTCAATGTGCTTTTCAGCCTGGTCATGCACATATTGGGTTTCACTCTTGTTCGGAAGCAGCCCTGGTACTCTGCCACTGATGTCTTCAG
- the ATP13A4 gene encoding probable cation-transporting ATPase 13A4 isoform X6, which translates to MGEKYGEDHRAVLNKGEENEMEIFGYQTTGCRRTLCIAGYVFSCGILPLVFYWRPAWSVWASCVPCTLREADVVLLRTTDEFQIYSRKKVTWIYLSSLHSSLSLTPDHPLIADEDYVINRAIIRPDLKVRCIRVQKIRYVWNNSEEQFQKVGCLEDWFPASKIHLKFGSGLSREEQEIRRLICGPNAIDVEITPIWKLLIKEVLNPFYMFQLFSVCLWFSEDYKEYAVAIILMSIISITLTVYDLREQSIKLHRLVESHNSILVTVCRRKAGIQELESRHLVPGDLLSLSGNKMLLPCDAILIDGGCVVNESMLTGESIPVIKTALPKVGDPAPWKLHSQEDYKRHVLFCGTEVIQTKPAGSGAVRAVVLHTGFNTAKGDLVRSILYPKPMNFQLYRDAVRFLLCLIGTATIGMVYTICVYVLSGEPAEDVVKKALDVITIAVPPALPAALTTGIIYAQRRLKKKGIFCISPQRINICGQLNLVCFDKTGTLTKDGLDLWGVVPSDRNSFQEVHSFMSGSALPWGPLCGAMASCHSLIVLDGTIQGDPLDVKMFEATNWEIENSGKDFHIRGVPTQAMIVKPSRATCQIPVGGIAILQQFPFSSALQRMSVVVQEMEGDRMTFMKGAPERVVGFCQPDTVPSNFASELQNYTMQGFRVIGLAYKRLEVDHHITAWTREEVESDLTFLGLLILENRLKEETKPVLEELSSAHIRTVMVTGDNLQTAVTVARKSGMIADNLRVILLEANEADGSSPASVTWKLLEDRKHTGYRDQDSYINIGEDASRPRNEEGNYHFAMTGKSYQVISQHFSSLLPKILMNATVFARMSPGQKSSLVEEFQKLDYFVGMCGDGANDCGALKMAHAGISLSEQEASVASPFTSKAPNIECVPHLIKEGRAALVTSFCMFKYMALYSMIQYVGVLLLYWKTNSLSNYQFLFQDLAITTLIGITMSLNGAYPKLVPYRPPGRLVSPPLLLSVLLNVLFSLVMHILGFTLVRKQPWYSATDVFSACSLPKGNISRTATSPMISGKTDPDSFMSYENTTIWFLGTINCIIVALVFSKGKPFRQPIYTN; encoded by the exons GATGAATTTCAAATATATTCTCGAAAAAAGGTCACGTGGATCTACCTGTCCTCCCTGCACAGTTCCCTCAGCCTCACCCCGGATCACCCCCTTATCGCAGACGAGGATTACGTCATCAACCGAGCCATCATCAGGCCCGATTTAAAG GTGAGGTGTATTCGGGTGCAGAAGATCAGGTATGTCTGGAACAACTCAGAAGAGCAGTTCCAGAAGGTCGG GTGCCTGGAGGACTGGTTCCCTGCTTCCAAGATCCATCTGAAGTTTGGATCCGGCCTGAGCAGGGAAGAGCAGGAGATTCG GAGGCTGATATGTGGGCCTAATGCCATTGATGTGGAGATCACACCCATTTGGAAACTTCTCATCAAGGAG GTTCTCAATCCATTCTACATGTTCCAGCTCTTCAGTGTCTGCCTGTGGTTCAGTGAGGACTATAAGGAGTATGCTGTTGCCATCATCCTGATGTCCATCATCTCCATCACTTTAACAGTTTACGACCTCCGTGAG CAATCCATAAAGCTCCACCGCTTAGTTGAGTCTCATAATAGCATCCTGGTCACTGTGTGCAGAAGAAAAG CAGGTATCCAAGAGTTAGAGTCCCGCCACCTGGTCCCTGGAGATTTATTGTCATTGAGTGGGAACAAAATGCTGTTGCCATGTGATGCCATTCTCATTGATGGAGGATGCGTGGTGAATGAAAGCATGCTAACAG GGGAGAGTATACCTGTCATCAAGACGGCCCTGCCCAAGGTGGGGGACCCTGCCCCCTGGAAGCTGCACAGCCAAGAGGACTACAAGAGGCATGTTCTCTTCTGCGGCACCGAGGTCATCCAGACCAAACCAGCTGGCTCAGGAGCAGTGAGGGCTGTTGTCCTCCACACTG GTTTCAACACTGCAAAGGGGGACCTAGTGAGGTCTATCCTCTACCCGAAGCCAATGAATTTCCAGCTCTACAGAGACGCTGTCAGGTTCCTCCTGTGCCTCATCGGGACGGCCACCATTGGGATGGTGTATACCATATGTGTTTACGTGCTCAGTGGC GAGCCAGCGGAGGATGTAGTGAAGAAGGCTTTAGATGTGATTACCATTGCGGTGCCCCCTGCACTGCCTGCTGCTTTGACAACAGGGATCATCTATGCCCAGcggagactgaaaaaaaaaggcatcttcTGCATTAGTCCTCAGAGGATCAACATCTGTGGCCAACTCAACCTTGTGTGCTTTGACAAG acTGGCACCTTAACAAAGGATGGCTTGGATCTCTGGGGCGTCGTCCCTTCGGATAGAAACAG TTTCCAGGAGGTCCACAGCTTCATGTCGGGCAGCGCTCTGCCCTGGGGCCCCCTCTGTGGAGCCATGGCCAGCTGCCACTCCCTCATAGTTCTGGATGGGACCATCCAAGGAGACCCCCTGGACGTCAAGATGTTTGAAGCCACCAACTGG GAAATAGAGAACTCTGGGAAGGATTTCCACATCAGAGGAGTTCCAACACAAGCTATGATTGTGAAGCCAAGCCGAGCAACCTGCCAA ATCCCAGTGGGAGGGATCGCTATCTTGCAGCAGTTCCCGTTCTCGTCGGCCCTGCAGAGGATGTCTGTTGTTGTGCAGGAGATGGAAGGAGACCGGATGACCTTCATGAAGGGGGCACCAGAAAGGGTGGTTGGCTTTTGCCAGCCCGACACTG tCCCAAGCAATTTTGCCAGTGAACTCCAGAATTACACCATGCAGGGCTTTCGGGTTATTGGGCTGGCTTACAAAAGGCTGGAGGTGGATCACCACATCACTGCCTGGACAAG GGAGGAGGTAGAATCAGACCTGACGTTCCTCGGTCTCCTGATCTTGGAGAATCGTCTGAAGGAAGAGACCAAGCCAGTCTTGGAGGAGCTCAGCTCTGCCCACATCCGGACGGTTATGGTCACAG GTGACAACCTGCAGACTGCAGTCACTGTGGCCAGGAAATCAGGGATGATTGCTGACAACCTGAGAGTCATTCTCCTGGAGGCCAATGAGGCTGATGGATCCTCACCAGCTTCAGTCACTTGGAAACTGCTAGAAGACAGGAAACACACTGGCTACAGAGACCAG GACAGTTATATTAACATCGGGGAAGATGCCAGCAGACCCAGAAATGAAGAAGGGAATTATCACTTTGCCATGACTGGGAAATCCTATCAGGTGATCAGCCAACATTTCAGCAGCCTGCTGCCCAAA ATCCTAATGAATGCGACGGTCTTTGCCAGAATGTCTCCTGGGCAGAAATCCAGTCTGGTTGAAGAGTTTCAGAAGCTGGA TTATTTTGTAGGTATGTGTGGCGATGGAGCCAATGACTGTGGG GCTTTGAAAATGGCTCACGCAGGCATATCCCTGTCTGAACAAGAGGCCTCCGTGGCTTCCCCATTCACCTCCAAAGCCCCTAACATAGAGTGTGTGCCCCACCTCATTAA gGAAGGACGTGCGGCGCTGGTCACCTCATTCTGTATGTTCAAATACATGGCTCTGTATAGCATGATTCAGTATGTCGGCGTGCTCCTGCTTTACTGG aaaaccaacagcCTTTCAAATTACCAGTTCTTGTTCCAGGATCTGGCCATCACTACCCTCATTGGGATAACAA TGAGTTTGAATGGTGCCTACCCCAAGCTGGTTCCTTACAGACCCCCAGGCAGGCTGGTCTCCCCTCCTCTGCTCTTGTCTGTGCTCCTCAATGTGCTTTTCAGCCTGGTCATGCACATATTGGGTTTCACTCTTGTTCGGAAGCAGCCCTGGTACTCTGCCACTGATGTCTTCAG TGCCTGTTCCCTACCAAAGGGAAACATCTCCAGGACAGCCACTTCACCCATGATATCAGGGAAGACTGACCCTGACAGCTTCATGAGTTATGAGAACACCACAATCTGGTTCTTGGGGACCATCAACTGCATCATTGTCGCACTGGTGTTTTCCAAAGGAAAGCCATTCAGACAGCCCATTTATACCAACT GA